Genomic window (Allostreptomyces psammosilenae):
CATGGGTGGGGGAGGGGCCGCAGTACCCTGATTTCTGCCTGTGGATAACTCGGATCGTGCTGGTCAACCGGGTGTCAGGCGGTCTGGCTGCTCTGGCCGTAACCCCCCGTAGGGGGATTTTTGATCCCCTTCTTCAGGATTTCATGGGAGGGGCACGTGCCGCAGTCCCCTTCCTTGCGCCTGTGGATAACTCGGCCGCGCCCGCCACCGCTCGGGGGTGGCGGGCGCGGACTCCGGCACGCATTTGGGGGCAGGAGAGGGGCCGGGGGTGGGGACGGGACCGGCTGGGGGTGGGGGAGGGACCGGGGCAGGAGGGGCGGAGGGCGGACCGGGGGATGGGCGGGGGAGGGGGCCGTGTCGGGGGCGAAAAAGGGGTCGCGCCGGGGGCGGGGCGACGGGGGGCCCGGGTCAGGCGTCCGTCCGCGGGGCCTCCGGCAACAGCAGCAGGCGCGCGTCGTACGGGGCCAGGTCCACGGTGTCCACGGGCTCGCCCGTCTCCGGGTCGACCAGCCCACCGCCCCCGGCCACCCGGGGGCGGACGGCCAGGGCCTCGGGGGACTGGCTGGTCAGGAAGGCGAAGCGGCGGCCGTCCCGGTGGCGCAGGGTGTCGGCGGAGACGTGCGGGTCGTCCACCGTCACCGGGCGCACCACGCCCGCCGCCTCCGCCAGCGCCTCGTAGAGGCGGCGGGTGTCCTCCGGGTTGACTCCCGGGGTGAGCGCGGCCATGTGCTCCAGCGGGTAGGTGGACAGCACCACCCAGCCGTCGCCCACCCGCCGTCGCAGCAGCGCGGGGCGTCCACGGCCGTCGACGGCCACCACCTCCGCGCCGTCGGCCTCCACGGGCAGGTACGCGCGGCTGTGCTCGGTGCCCGCCGCGCGGAAGCGCAGGGTGTCGCCCGGCCGAAGTCCGCCCAGCTCCGCCCGGAAGGTGAAGGTCACCTCGTCGTCCTCGATCGGGTTCACCAGGCCGTAGCGCAGCAGGTGCCGCACCCCGAAGAAGGAGTTGAGGTGGGAGTGCCAGGGCCCGCGCTGCACGCCGTGCGCGCCGTGGGTGTAGGAGACGAAGACGGTGGCGCCCGCCCCGGCCAGCTCCTCCAGCCGGTACCAGGTCGGGGCGGTGAGCTGCTTCAGCGACGGCACCAGGTACAGCCGGCAGTCGTCCGCGAGCCCGTCGAGCTCCCGGGTGAGCCCCACGGGCAGGTCCGCCAGCCGCGCCGTGACGTACGCCTGGCGCAGCGAGGTGAACGGCCCGCGGCGGTCCTCCTCCGTGGTGGAGGAGAAGACGCCCTCCAGGTACGCCGGCACGACCAGCGCCGCGTCGGCGTCCTCGCGGACGCAGCCGCGCACGTCGATCCGCTCCAGCGTGGCGGCGAACCGGGCGAGTTCGCGCAGGTGCGGCTTGGCGGTGCCGTCGACCGTGGTGAGGCCGAAGTGCAGCTCGAAGGGGTGGTGGCTGTACGGGGCCTGGTGGATGAGGTTGT
Coding sequences:
- a CDS encoding cellulase family glycosylhydrolase produces the protein MHRPLRTVRSGDEPVVWLGANFWSRGGGPLMWREENYDPALVREELRVLRDHGLTMTRSFFYWPDFHPEPDRIDSGCLARYADFLEAHTELGMSTIPTFIVGHMSGQNWDPSWRNGRDLYRDVWMVARQAWFVTETTRRFADHPAVTGWLISNEMPIYGEPAPREAVTSWATLMVQAVRAGGGRQPVSIGDGAWGVEVTGVDNGFSVRDIAGMVDFLGPHVYRMEDDLPRQHYGAAFICELAGTLGLPVVLEEFGLSTDFASAEHAAAYYRQVLHNTLLAGATGWIAWNNTDYDNLIHQAPYSHHPFELHFGLTTVDGTAKPHLRELARFAATLERIDVRGCVREDADAALVVPAYLEGVFSSTTEEDRRGPFTSLRQAYVTARLADLPVGLTRELDGLADDCRLYLVPSLKQLTAPTWYRLEELAGAGATVFVSYTHGAHGVQRGPWHSHLNSFFGVRHLLRYGLVNPIEDDEVTFTFRAELGGLRPGDTLRFRAAGTEHSRAYLPVEADGAEVVAVDGRGRPALLRRRVGDGWVVLSTYPLEHMAALTPGVNPEDTRRLYEALAEAAGVVRPVTVDDPHVSADTLRHRDGRRFAFLTSQSPEALAVRPRVAGGGGLVDPETGEPVDTVDLAPYDARLLLLPEAPRTDA